CAAAACAACACGCACACTGCACCAGTCGGACCTCGCCGAAGGCTTCGGCCGCGCGCCACTGCCCTACGCACTCGCCCGCAAATACCCTGGCATCGCGCAGGAATGGGGCTGGCAATATGTGTTCCCGTCCAGAATCCGAGCTACGGTTCCAGAACGCTCCACCGAAATCAGATTCCACATGTCGACGTCGACCGTCCAGAAGCACCTCGCCCGGGCGGTGCGCTCCTCACGCATCACGAAGCACGCCACCTGTCACACGCTCCGCCACTCCTTTGCCACGCACCTGCTCGAATCAGGCACCGACATCCGACGCATCCAGACCCTGCTCGGCCATCGCAACCTCAAGACGACGATGATCTACACCCATATAGCCAACCGGGGCATCCCGGTCATCAGCCCGCTGGACCTGGACGTCTGATCGCCACCAGCCGGACCCCGGGCGACCATTCGGCGTATGCCGATCCGAAACGGTGACCACCAATACCACTCGCCATGAGAATCACGCTGCTCATTTTCGGACTTTCAATCCTATACCCATCCACGTCCGCAGCCCAGGACCCGGCCCTCCAGCGCCTCGAAGACTCGCCGCGACACCACGAGTGGGGCGCCATCCCACAGGGCGACCGCATCGTCCACGCCTTCGTCGTCTACCCCGAGAGGGAGACGCCGGCACCCGCCGTCATTGTCATCCACGAGAACCGCGGACTCAACGACTGGGTGCGCAGCGTTGCCGACCGGCTCGCCGAGCACGGATACCTCGCCATCGCCCCGGACCTCCTGTCCGGCATGGGACCGGAAGGAGGAAAGACGAGTGACTTCCCCGACTCCGACGCGGCCCGCGAAGCCCTCTATCAGCTTCCGCCCGATCAGGTCACGGCCGATCTGAATGCCGCCGCTGACTACGTCGCATCCCTGCCCGCAGCCGACGGCAGCGTCTCCGTCTCAGGCTTCTGCTGGGGTGGCTCGCAGACGTTTCGCTTCGCCACGAATCGATCCGGCCTCGACGCAGCGTTCGTCTTCTACGGCTCGGGTCCGACGGACCCCGACGCCATCGGCCGCATCAACGCGCCGGTCTTCGGCTTCTACGGAGGTGACGACGCCCGCGTGAACGCGACCATTCCCGACTCGGAAAAACTCATGAAAGCCGCCAGTAAGAAATATGAACCCGTCATCTATGATGGCGCGGGTCACGGATTCATGCGCCGCGGAGAAACCGCGCCTGCAGGCGACCCGAACGCAGTCGCGCACGAACGGGCATGGACGCGCTGGCTCACATTGCTGGAAAAACTCTGAGCACCTACATCGTCAGTCGCTCCTTCAGCTGCTTCGATCGCTCGCGGCTGGCGATGACCTCGTGCCCACCCGTCAGGATCAGCTTGTACCGCCCGCTGAACCACGACATCATCTCGGTGATGTGCCCCAGCTGAACAATGGCCGACCGGTGCACCCGCATGAATGCCGCGGGGTCGAGCCTCGCTTCAAGCTGCTCCAGCGTATAGCTGACGATGTGCTGCCGAATCCGCCGCTTCGGTCCCACGTCCTGCTCCTCGAGTACGTGCAGCCGCGTGATACCCTCCGCGATTTCTATCGAGAGCAGCCTTTCCACAGGTACGATGAGTATCCGATCCCGATAGGGGATCGACATCTGCTTCAAATACTCCTTCGCAGCCGGCCCTGAAGCCGACAGTTTCGCCTCCGCCTGTTCGTCGAGCCAGTCGAGCAGTTGCGCCATCCGTTCGTCACTCTGCGCGGTGCCGCTTCCGCCCTTCGACAGCGACTCAACGCGCACCACTGCCTCCTCCAGTCGCTCGCGCGAAATCGGTTTGAGCAAATAGTCGACCGCGTTCGCCTCGAACGCCTTGATCGCATACTCGTCGAAAGCCGTCGTGAAAACCACGAAGGGCCGGTTCTCTGGCGACAGCCTTTCCAGAACTCCAAAGCCATCCAGCTCCGGCATGTTGATGTCGAGAAACAGCAGCTCCGCGCCTTGCTTCTCGAACGCGGCGAGCGCTTCAAACCCGTCCGCAGCCTCGCCGATCACCTTAACGCGTCCACCGTCGACCAACGGTTTGAGCAACTTTCGGAGGCGGCTCCGCGCGGGAGCCTCGTCATCCACGATGTAGGCCTGCAACATGATTCTTGATGTTTATTGACGCGTATGTGACTCGAATCTTCCGTCAGACGAGTCTGTATGTCGATCCGGCGATGTCCCGTTCGGCACAAGCACCGTTACGGTGGTACCCTCGCCCGGCGCACTCGTAATCGACATCAGATCCGAACGATCGTACAGATAGCCCAGCCGGGCCGTGATATTATTGAGTCCGATGCCGAAGAAGGAATACGCCTCCGATGTTGAGTCGTGGTCGGCATCAAACAGGATCGGAATCCCGACCCCGGTGTCGCGTACCTCGATCCGAAGGCCTTCCGGATTTGTGCGGCACTCAATGCTCACCTGACCTCCGTCGCGCGTTCGCTCAAGCCCATGCTTCACGGCGTTCTCCACGAGCGTCTGTACCACGAAGGCGGGAATCTGGATATCGAGAATACCTTCGTCGGTCTGGATATCCACGTGCAACTTGTCACCGAAGCGCGCCTTCTCGATCTCAAGGTAGTGGCGGACGAGAGACAGCTCCTCCCGGAGCGGAACGAACGGCCGATCCTCCGTCTGTAGAATATATCGGAAGATGGAGGCCAGATTCTCTACCGTCTTCTCGGCCAGATCCGGTCGCTCGTCAATCGATGCGACAATCGTGTTGAGCGCATTGAACAGGAAGTGGGGATTGATCTGAGCGCGCAGTGCCCTGAGCTGCGCATCCGACGTCTCCCGGATCAACTGTTGCTGCCGCTCGACGAGTGTCAGCCGCTCGATCGCGATCGCAAGGTGCCCGGCGAACGAACGAAGTCGGTCGATGTCTTCCAGATTATAGACGGCCCTACGCTCGGCCTTTCGTCCAAGGGCGAGAAGACCCATCGGCCGGTCCTTGCCGCGAATCGGGACGATCACGACAGCGCCCAGGTCGGTCAGGAATTCCGAATTCTCCCGGGACAGGCTCCGCATTCCGAGCTCGGCGTTCGCAGCCCACGGAACCGGGTGCTCGCGAATCTCGCCCCAGAGACGATCTGCAATTCGCTCGGTGAGGTACGGGGGTTCGGGATGATAGGATGCCGTCAGCCAGCGATCATCGACGTCACCGGGCCGAACGAAGATCACAGCGGACCGTGCGTTCAGGGCTTGGCCGACGACATCAATCGATTGCGCCAGAAGACTGTCCACGTCGATGTACTCGCCCGTGGATTCCTGGAATCGATCAAGGAGTCGCGCGGCCCGCTCGCGATCGGTGGCAAAGAACTGGGTGAAATAGCTGCGCGTCTGTCGTGCGACGCGCTCGAACACGAGCAGCATCACGACCACGACAACCCCGGCGACAATGTTGCGGGGCCATCCTCTCTCGGTGACCATCGGATCCAAAAGTCCCATTCCGCCCACGAACGCGAAGAAGATCAGACCCAGTACCGTCAGGTACGTCAGCGACCGCGCGAATACGCGGTCGATCCGCCCATAGCGCAAGGTCGTGAGAGATACGAGAATGACAGGAACGGTCGACAGTAGCTGCGCTCCAATCACGAACCAGCCGGCTGTTGCTTCGGTGACCGCATCGAGGACCGGCACAACGCCCAGGACGGACATGGCCGCCAGAGCCGCGAGCACAAGCATGATCCCGTTACCCACGCGGCTGCGACTACCGGTAGGCGCCTCATTACGCGACTCGGACGTGTAGCAGAGCAATGCAAGACACGCCGCGAGGGCGAGGTAGCAGCAGGCGTAGAAGAGGATGGGGGAGACGAGTCGATCAAGCGTCAGGGGACCGACGTGACCGAGTGCACCGGTGACGATGGCGAGCGCGGCGAGAATAATGGCAGGAGCCATGAGAAGTGGCCGAATGGCTCCCATCGCTGCTGAATTCGCTATGTCGGTACCCGAGGCGACCGTCCGCACCAGCAAGAACGGAAAACCGATCCATCCCACAAGCCCGATCAGAGTCATAGCCTGGAAGACGGTCGCGTATGTCGTACCCGGCAGCGGCGGGCCCAGGAGTGTCAGTGCGAAAAGGCGAACCGTGTTGCCGATGATCCACAGGGCCGAGACGAAAATCAGGACCAGCGACGACCGCGCGTACCTGCTGCGAATAGCCAGAGGAATGACAACAATCAGCCCGAGCACGTGAATGAATGCCGCCAGCATGAATCCCCAGAGCGAGAAATTCCAGAGCGCCGGGGAGATGGGATACAGGAACGTCGGATATGCCGTGAGCCGGACCCGGGCCCGGACCGCCTCACGATCACGAAAGACGTTGTATACGACACTCTCACCCGGCCCAACTCCTTCTACAGCAGTCTTTAACACCTCCGTGCTAAAGTATTGCTGCATATTCAGCATGTAGAAGATATCGCCCGTCCGAAGTCCGGCCTCCGCGGCGGGTCCGCGCGGAAACACGTACGCCGCCGTGATCAGTTCGTCCTCGTCGGCCCAGACGATCCAGTCGAAGCTGGGCGAGTCGACCGTCCCCACCGCACTGTCGGCAGTGACCAGAGACAGCTGCGCCCAGTCGAATGCGACCATCCCGAGCGGGACCAGCGCCACCGCCGGAAGCAGGAGCGCGAGCGCGATCGCTATATTTCGTCTGCTCGTCAAACTGTGTTACGAGTGGTGCATACGTCCGGATACCGATGATTCAGGCTGTAGCTACAGCTTACGTATTACGAAATCAACAGTTGACCACCCGCCGGAATCAGGGGGGGCTCGTACAGTGCCCTGGCCGCCGCGAGTCGTTTTCTCCCGATACTATACCATGCTGATCGATACGCACGTCCATATCTACCACGAGAAGTTCGACGACGACCGTGACGCTGCCATCATGAGGGCGTACGAGGCAGGCGTCAAAAAGCTGCTTTTGCCGGCCATCGATATTCAATCCATTCACGACGCACTCGATCTGGGCGAGCGCTACGACGGCGTATATGCCATGGCCGCCATCCACCCGTCGGAGACGAAGGACGCGTCGGACCATGATTTCGCGGAGGTTGTCGAGCTGTGCAACGATCCCCGCGTTGTGGCAGTGGGAGAGAGCGGACTCGATTACTACTGGGACCGGTCGTTCGACGAGCGTCAGCAGGAGTTCTTGCGCCTGCATGCGAGACTCGCCATCGACAGAGACCTCCCGCTGATCTTGCACAATCGCGAGGCGGGGGAGGACCTTGTTCGGATTCTGCAGGAGGAGAAGCGCGCCAGCCCGACACCGGAACGCCTCCGCGGCGTGTTTCATTGCTTCGGTGGCCCGGCGGAGCTCGCCGGGCCAATCCTGGATCTCGGCTTTCACTTCGGGATCGGCGGCACGCTGACATTCAAGAACAGCGGCGTCGCCGACGTCGTACGTGAGCTCCCGATCGACAGGATCGTGCTAGAGACGGACGCTCCGTTTCTCGCACCGGCGCCGTACCGCGGCAAACGCAACGAGCCGGCCTACGTGAGACTCGTCGCCGAGAAGTTGGCGGAGGTGATGGAGCTATCGGTCGACGAGGTGGCGCGGATCACAAGCGCGAACGCCTCGGCCCTGTTCGGCATCTGACGGATGAGCCGTAAAAAAGAAGGGGTCCCACACGAATGCAGAACCCCTTCCAATCTATATAGAAACTACCCGCCTGGGTAGGTGAACCTACGACTTCTCCTCTTCGTCTTCGACGACCTCGTAGTCCGCGTCTCGGACTTCGGCCTCGGGCTCTTCGCCTGCGGCCCCGTCCCCGCCGGCCTCTTCGCCGGTCGTCTGCTGCTGAGCCTCGTACAGATCCTGACTGGCCTCATTCCAGGCCTCATTCAACTGCTGCATCGACGATTCGATTTCGGCAAGATTCCGGGCCTTATGGGCCTCCTTGAGTCGTTCGAGCGCACTCTCGATCTTCGCCTTCTTCTCGGCCGGGAGTTTGTCGCCATACTCGGCAAGGTTCTTTTCCGAGGTGAAGATGAGCGAGTCGGCCGTGTTGACCTTGTCGACCTCGTCGCGCTTCTTCTTGTCCTCGTCGGCATGGGCCTTGGCGTCCGTCCTCATCTTCTCGATCTCCGAATCGGTCAGACCGCTCGAGGCCTCGATCCGGATCGACTGCTCCTTGCCGGTCGTCTTGTCTTTCGCCGCCACGTGCAGGATACCGTCGGCGTCGATGTCAAACGTGACTTCGACCTGCGGCATACCGCGCGGTGCAGGCGGGATTCCGTCAAGATGGAACTTGCCAATCGTCCGGTTGTCGTTCGCCATTGAACGGTCACCCTGCAACACGTGGATTTCCACGGAAGGCTGGTTGTCGGACGCCGTCGAGAAAATCTCGTTCTTGCGCGTCGGAATCGTCGTGTTCGCCTGGATCATATTCGTCATCACGCCGCCAAGCGTTTCGATTCCGAGGTTCAGCGGCGTTACATCAAGCAACAGCACGTCAGAAACATCTCCCGACAATACTCCACCCTGAATTGCGGCGCCGACGGCCACGACTTCGTCCGGATTGACCGACCGGTTAGGCTTCTTGCCAAAGAACTCTTCGACCGTCTGCTGTACAAGCGGGATCCGTGTTGACCCACCGACGAGAATGACCTCGTGTATGTCGGTCTTGGACAGCCCGGCTTCCTTCAGCGCCTTCTGCATGGGCGGAATCGTCCGCTCGACCAGGTCGTGCACCAGCTGTTCGAATTTGGCGCGCGTCATGTCCATGGTCAGATGCTTCGGACCGTCCTGCGTCGCCGTGATGAACGGAAGATTGATCGTCGTCTGTGTCGAACTGGAAAGTTCGATCTTGGCCTTCTCCGCGGCTTCCTTCAATCGCTGCAGCGCCATCGCATCACCACGGAGATCGATGCCTTCGTCCTTCTTGAATTCGTCCGCAATGAAGTTGATGAGTCGCTGATCAAAGTCGTCACCACCCAGGTGCGTGTCTCCGTTCGTCGACTTCACCTCGAACACACCCTCGCCCAGATCGAGAACCGAAATGTCGTACGTGCCGCCGCCGAGGTCGAACACCGCGATCGTTGCCTCATGATCCTTCTTGTCCAGTCCGTACGCGAGGGATGCAGCGGTTGGCTCGTTGATGATTCTCCGAACCTTGAGGCCTGCGATCTCTCCAGCCTCCTTGGTCGCGGTGCGCTGGGCGTCGTTAAAATAGGCGGGCACCGTGATGACAGCTTCGTGCACCTTCTCGCCTAGATAGTCTTCGGCCGTTTGCTTCAACTTCTGCAGGATCATGGCCGAGATCTCCTGCGGCGTGTACACCCGGTCGCCGATGTTTACGCGAGCCGTGTTGTTGTCTCCGCTCTTCACCTCGTACGGGACGGTCTTCATCTCTTCCGTCACCTCGTCGTACCGACGCCCCATAAAGCGTTTGATGGAGAAGACGGTGTTCTGCGGATTCGTAATAGCCTGCCGCTTGGCGGGGGCACCCACGAGTCGCTCGCCGTCCTTCTTGAACGCCACAACAGACGGTGTCGTGCGTGCGCCCTCTGCATTCGTAATGACGACGGGCTCGCCGCCTTCCATGACGGCTACGACCGAGTTCGTCGTTCCAAGGTCGATACCGATAATCTTGCTCATAATGCTGACAGACTGAAGTATGATGGATGGAGTCCCGGCTGACACAGACAGTCGTGCCTCCAGTGGGGCAGCCTGCAGCTCAGCACGTTCATCGGCCGTGAGATCAACAACGGTGCCATTCTCGGATAGCAGACAACATGGCATACAATGTCGTCAGATCAGTCTCCGTCAGACGATTTGGCGGGTTTACGGACCGCAAAGGCAGGTCAAATCTGCATACATTGTCGAAGATCGGGTTATCCGGTTACCCGTATATTTAGGCTCCGCCACGGCTGTCTCGAAGATGAAGTATCTCCCGAATACGATTACCATCCTCCGCATCCTTGTGACGCCGGCCGTGCTGGTGTTTCTGCTTCGTCCGTCCACTTCCGCACTGTTCTGGGCCTG
The genomic region above belongs to Rhodothermales bacterium and contains:
- a CDS encoding histidine kinase; protein product: MTSRRNIAIALALLLPAVALVPLGMVAFDWAQLSLVTADSAVGTVDSPSFDWIVWADEDELITAAYVFPRGPAAEAGLRTGDIFYMLNMQQYFSTEVLKTAVEGVGPGESVVYNVFRDREAVRARVRLTAYPTFLYPISPALWNFSLWGFMLAAFIHVLGLIVVIPLAIRSRYARSSLVLIFVSALWIIGNTVRLFALTLLGPPLPGTTYATVFQAMTLIGLVGWIGFPFLLVRTVASGTDIANSAAMGAIRPLLMAPAIILAALAIVTGALGHVGPLTLDRLVSPILFYACCYLALAACLALLCYTSESRNEAPTGSRSRVGNGIMLVLAALAAMSVLGVVPVLDAVTEATAGWFVIGAQLLSTVPVILVSLTTLRYGRIDRVFARSLTYLTVLGLIFFAFVGGMGLLDPMVTERGWPRNIVAGVVVVVMLLVFERVARQTRSYFTQFFATDRERAARLLDRFQESTGEYIDVDSLLAQSIDVVGQALNARSAVIFVRPGDVDDRWLTASYHPEPPYLTERIADRLWGEIREHPVPWAANAELGMRSLSRENSEFLTDLGAVVIVPIRGKDRPMGLLALGRKAERRAVYNLEDIDRLRSFAGHLAIAIERLTLVERQQQLIRETSDAQLRALRAQINPHFLFNALNTIVASIDERPDLAEKTVENLASIFRYILQTEDRPFVPLREELSLVRHYLEIEKARFGDKLHVDIQTDEGILDIQIPAFVVQTLVENAVKHGLERTRDGGQVSIECRTNPEGLRIEVRDTGVGIPILFDADHDSTSEAYSFFGIGLNNITARLGYLYDRSDLMSITSAPGEGTTVTVLVPNGTSPDRHTDSSDGRFESHTRQ
- a CDS encoding dienelactone hydrolase family protein; this translates as MRITLLIFGLSILYPSTSAAQDPALQRLEDSPRHHEWGAIPQGDRIVHAFVVYPERETPAPAVIVIHENRGLNDWVRSVADRLAEHGYLAIAPDLLSGMGPEGGKTSDFPDSDAAREALYQLPPDQVTADLNAAADYVASLPAADGSVSVSGFCWGGSQTFRFATNRSGLDAAFVFYGSGPTDPDAIGRINAPVFGFYGGDDARVNATIPDSEKLMKAASKKYEPVIYDGAGHGFMRRGETAPAGDPNAVAHERAWTRWLTLLEKL
- a CDS encoding TatD family hydrolase; protein product: MLIDTHVHIYHEKFDDDRDAAIMRAYEAGVKKLLLPAIDIQSIHDALDLGERYDGVYAMAAIHPSETKDASDHDFAEVVELCNDPRVVAVGESGLDYYWDRSFDERQQEFLRLHARLAIDRDLPLILHNREAGEDLVRILQEEKRASPTPERLRGVFHCFGGPAELAGPILDLGFHFGIGGTLTFKNSGVADVVRELPIDRIVLETDAPFLAPAPYRGKRNEPAYVRLVAEKLAEVMELSVDEVARITSANASALFGI
- a CDS encoding response regulator transcription factor, coding for MLQAYIVDDEAPARSRLRKLLKPLVDGGRVKVIGEAADGFEALAAFEKQGAELLFLDINMPELDGFGVLERLSPENRPFVVFTTAFDEYAIKAFEANAVDYLLKPISRERLEEAVVRVESLSKGGSGTAQSDERMAQLLDWLDEQAEAKLSASGPAAKEYLKQMSIPYRDRILIVPVERLLSIEIAEGITRLHVLEEQDVGPKRRIRQHIVSYTLEQLEARLDPAAFMRVHRSAIVQLGHITEMMSWFSGRYKLILTGGHEVIASRERSKQLKERLTM
- the dnaK gene encoding molecular chaperone DnaK, with amino-acid sequence MSKIIGIDLGTTNSVVAVMEGGEPVVITNAEGARTTPSVVAFKKDGERLVGAPAKRQAITNPQNTVFSIKRFMGRRYDEVTEEMKTVPYEVKSGDNNTARVNIGDRVYTPQEISAMILQKLKQTAEDYLGEKVHEAVITVPAYFNDAQRTATKEAGEIAGLKVRRIINEPTAASLAYGLDKKDHEATIAVFDLGGGTYDISVLDLGEGVFEVKSTNGDTHLGGDDFDQRLINFIADEFKKDEGIDLRGDAMALQRLKEAAEKAKIELSSSTQTTINLPFITATQDGPKHLTMDMTRAKFEQLVHDLVERTIPPMQKALKEAGLSKTDIHEVILVGGSTRIPLVQQTVEEFFGKKPNRSVNPDEVVAVGAAIQGGVLSGDVSDVLLLDVTPLNLGIETLGGVMTNMIQANTTIPTRKNEIFSTASDNQPSVEIHVLQGDRSMANDNRTIGKFHLDGIPPAPRGMPQVEVTFDIDADGILHVAAKDKTTGKEQSIRIEASSGLTDSEIEKMRTDAKAHADEDKKKRDEVDKVNTADSLIFTSEKNLAEYGDKLPAEKKAKIESALERLKEAHKARNLAEIESSMQQLNEAWNEASQDLYEAQQQTTGEEAGGDGAAGEEPEAEVRDADYEVVEDEEEKS
- a CDS encoding tyrosine-type recombinase/integrase — encoded protein: KTTRTLHQSDLAEGFGRAPLPYALARKYPGIAQEWGWQYVFPSRIRATVPERSTEIRFHMSTSTVQKHLARAVRSSRITKHATCHTLRHSFATHLLESGTDIRRIQTLLGHRNLKTTMIYTHIANRGIPVISPLDLDV